The Terriglobales bacterium genomic interval CTAACTATAGGGCTCAGAACGATCCTTGAAGTCACTTTGGCCGAACGAATCCGGTTTTCTCCGTGCCTCCGTGCCTCCGTGGTGAAAAGGCTTTTGATATTCTGCGGAATCCATGAACAAAGTTTTCGCAAACGCTGACGAGGCGATCTTCGACATCCAGGACGGAGCCACCGTGATGTTTGGCGGCTTCGGATTGTGTGGTATTCCAGAGAATTTGATTGCGGCGATGGTGCGCCGCGGGGTGAAGAACCTCACTACCATCAGCAATAACGTTGGCGTCGATCACTGGGGATTAGGGCTGCTGCTCGAGGCTGGTCAGATCAAGCGACATATTGGAACGTATGTTGGCGAGAACAAGTTTCTGGAAGACCTGGTTCTGACAAAGAAACTCGATCTCGAGCTCGTGCCGCAGGGAACGTTTGCCGAGCGCATCCGCGCGGGAGGCGCCGGCATTCCGGCTTTCTTCACTCCAACCGGAGTCGGAACAGTGGTTGCAGAAGGGAAGGAGACACGCGACTTCGATGGCCGGACTTATGTAATGGAGCGGGGACTCACCGCAGACTTCGCACTGATCAAGGCATGGAAGGGTGACAAGTGGGGAAACCTACTTTTTCGGAAGAC includes:
- a CDS encoding CoA transferase subunit A; translation: MNKVFANADEAIFDIQDGATVMFGGFGLCGIPENLIAAMVRRGVKNLTTISNNVGVDHWGLGLLLEAGQIKRHIGTYVGENKFLEDLVLTKKLDLELVPQGTFAERIRAGGAGIPAFFTPTGVGTVVAEGKETRDFDGRTYVMERGLTADFALIKAWKGDKWGNLLFRKTSRNFSPMMATAAKVTIVEVEELVEVGEIDPDQVMTPSIYVKRIFEGKDYEKRIERRTVRKK